From a single Collibacillus ludicampi genomic region:
- a CDS encoding VRR-NUC domain-containing protein has protein sequence MYARVGERRQQPKRRSNMRESSLERRLVREVERIGGRAPKWVSPGNRGVPDRIVILPGGRTVYVEMKAPGKPLSSLQERWSKILRGLGHRVYKIDSHDDIDRFIAEVSQERGV, from the coding sequence ATATACGCGCGCGTAGGAGAACGTAGGCAACAACCTAAAAGGAGGTCAAACATGCGAGAATCATCCCTTGAACGCCGTCTAGTTCGGGAAGTCGAACGGATCGGCGGGCGGGCCCCGAAATGGGTGTCCCCGGGAAATCGTGGCGTGCCCGACCGAATCGTCATCCTCCCGGGTGGCAGGACCGTATACGTCGAGATGAAAGCACCGGGAAAACCGCTGAGCTCATTGCAGGAGCGATGGTCAAAGATCCTGCGAGGCTTGGGGCACCGGGTCTACAAAATTGATTCACACGACGACATTGATAGATTCATAGCGGAGGTGAGCCAAGAGCGTGGAGTATAA
- a CDS encoding DEAD/DEAH box helicase encodes MEYKPHKYQEYATQRILDTPYIALLLEMGLGKTVSTLTAIDLLLNDYFEANRVLVIAPLRVAEDTWPREIEKWDHLRHLRISKVLGSAAQRRKALKADADIYVINRENVEWLVSEYGSKWPFDTVVIDELSSFKNHQSKRFRALRRVRPMIKRVIGLTGTPAPNGLIDLWPQIYLLDQGERLGKTVTGYRDRYFVPAERDGHIVYKWKQKKEAEQRIYEAISDIAVSMKAEDWLELPPRVDRTVSVRLSDQARALYKKLERDLLLPFADADVVANTAAALSNKLLQMASGAVYDEDRGVKLIHDAKLDALEDIIEAANGKPVMVFYNFKHSFDRIMQRFPQARTLRKGKDGNEDIRAWNNDEIPILLLHPKSAGHGLNLQESSCQTVVWFDQIWSLEEDQQANARVHRQGQTRRIVVMRLVAEGTIDEDAVAALERKATGQEALMQAVKARIARLNENGGE; translated from the coding sequence GTGGAGTATAAACCGCACAAGTACCAGGAATATGCTACACAGCGAATCTTGGACACGCCATATATAGCCCTGCTGCTTGAGATGGGCTTGGGCAAAACGGTAAGCACACTAACTGCAATCGACTTGCTGCTGAATGACTACTTCGAGGCTAACCGAGTCTTGGTGATCGCGCCGCTTCGCGTGGCGGAAGACACCTGGCCGCGTGAAATCGAAAAATGGGACCATCTCCGACACCTTCGGATTTCGAAAGTGCTGGGGAGTGCGGCGCAACGACGTAAGGCGTTGAAAGCGGATGCCGACATTTACGTGATCAATCGGGAAAACGTCGAATGGCTCGTGAGCGAGTACGGCAGCAAATGGCCTTTTGACACCGTGGTAATTGACGAGCTATCCAGTTTCAAGAATCATCAATCCAAGCGGTTCCGGGCTCTCCGCCGCGTGCGGCCGATGATAAAACGGGTGATCGGACTGACTGGGACACCTGCACCGAACGGTCTTATAGATCTTTGGCCTCAAATCTACTTGTTGGATCAGGGGGAGCGCCTGGGAAAAACGGTCACTGGATACCGAGATCGGTATTTCGTCCCTGCTGAACGTGACGGCCATATCGTCTACAAGTGGAAGCAGAAAAAAGAGGCCGAGCAGCGGATCTACGAAGCTATTTCCGACATTGCGGTGAGTATGAAAGCCGAGGACTGGTTGGAGTTGCCACCAAGGGTGGATCGAACAGTCTCGGTTCGATTGTCCGATCAAGCGAGGGCGCTGTACAAGAAGCTGGAACGAGATTTGTTGTTACCGTTCGCCGATGCGGACGTGGTCGCAAATACTGCCGCAGCCCTATCGAACAAGCTACTGCAGATGGCGTCAGGAGCGGTGTATGACGAGGATCGCGGTGTCAAGTTGATTCACGACGCGAAGCTTGACGCGTTGGAGGACATCATTGAGGCGGCAAACGGTAAGCCTGTCATGGTATTTTACAACTTCAAGCATAGCTTTGATCGGATCATGCAGCGCTTCCCGCAAGCCCGAACGCTTCGGAAGGGAAAGGACGGAAATGAGGATATTCGAGCCTGGAACAACGATGAAATACCCATCCTGCTGCTGCATCCGAAATCCGCGGGGCATGGCCTAAACCTCCAAGAGTCTAGCTGTCAGACAGTTGTCTGGTTTGACCAGATCTGGAGCCTGGAAGAAGACCAGCAGGCAAATGCCAGGGTGCATCGTCAGGGTCAGACGCGACGAATCGTCGTGATGCGGCTAGTGGCTGAGGGTACGATCGACGAAGATGCTGTAGCTGCACTGGAACGAAAAGCTACCGGGCAAGAGGCACTGATGCAAGCTGTGAAGGCGAGAATAGCAAGATTGAATGAGAATGGCGGTGAGTAG